The genomic DNA ATATCCCATAATACATTAACCCAGAATGCACTCATGGCTCCACCAAGTATGGCAAAACCAAGAAAATCAATCCCAGCACCAAGAAATTTGTATAATAAACCATAGGAAAGAACTGATAAGAGAGGTAAAACCACATCTGCTACAATCCAGGAATACTCCCTATTTGCAGCTATAACCCTTGGATATGCTCTTCCCCATATGGCTCTTAGATTTCTAACTATGTATCTTTTCATCTTTATCTCCAACTATTTCAAAGAATACATCTTCAAGGGTTGGCTCTCTCTTCCTAAAGGATGAAACAAGTATGTTTCTATTTTTAAGAATGAGAAAAAGGTCTGATATTTTCTCTTCGTTATCCATCTGAAATTTCAATTCAAACTTACCATCTGGTAGAGGATTTATTGAAACATTGTATATAAAGGGTATATCTTCCTTTAACTTATCATAGGAATCTGTTCTTACCTCTACAGAATAAAATACTTTGTTTTTCATCCTCTCCTTTAAACCCTTTGGTGTGTCAAGTGCTACAATCCTCCCATTGTTTATTATGGCTATCCTATCACAAAGCTCCTCTGCTTCATGAAGATAGTGAGTTGTAAGGAGTATTGTTCTTCCCGGTCTTTCCCTCATCCATGATTTTATAAAGCTTCTCACCGTCCTTGCAATCTGCACATCAAGTCCAAGGGTTGGTTCATCAAGAAAAAGTACCTCTGGATCAGATATTATCCCTCTTATAATATTCATCTTCTGCCTCATTCCTGTGGAGAGTTTACTAACCTTTGTATTTCCATCTTCCTTCAAACCAAAGATTTCAAGATACTCCTCTATTCTCCTTTTAGCCACCCTTGATGGGATACCATAAAACTGAGAAAACATCCACAGATTCTCCCTTACAGTGAGAATTCCATAACCAGACCACTCCCCACCACTGACCATATTTATTCTCTCCCTTATTTTTAAAGTATTCTTCTCCACATCATTTCCTAAAACAAATGCTTTGCCTTTTGATGGAAGAAGTATAGTTGTAAGAATCTTTATAAGGGTTGTTTTTCCTGCACCGTTTGGTCCAAGAAGCCCAAAGAGCTCTCCCTTTTCCACCTCTATATTAACTCCTTTGAGAGCCTCTATAATCCTTTTACCCTTTTTATAAAACCTGTAAAGGTCCACTGTTTTGATTGCAGAATCTTTCGTATTCACAGGAAATATTATATCAGATAGCTATATAAAATTTATACAACACAAAAAGAGAAGATGTATTTAAAACAGCATCTTTAAAGATGGGAAACTATTGTTTGCAAGAGATATGGATTTTCTCACAGATTTAATAGAAGAAACATCACTTGATGCAATTGCAAACGAATATATATCAGAAGAATCTTTAAGGGAGCTCATGGAGAGATGAAAAATGGTAAACTTTGGTTAAATTTTTAAAATAAGGTTTTTTATTTTGTTCCAGTCTGATAAAAGCACCTCCTTTAACTCGTTTCTGTAGAGTGCAGATGCAGGATGATACATGGGAATAATCTTTAAAATTCCAAAGGGAGTATTTGACACGAAAATCTTTCCATGAATCTTGCTTATAGAATCTGCATCAGAAAATCCAAACTTATCCAAGATATACTTACTTGCAAATCTAC from Caldisericia bacterium includes the following:
- a CDS encoding ABC transporter ATP-binding protein, yielding MNTKDSAIKTVDLYRFYKKGKRIIEALKGVNIEVEKGELFGLLGPNGAGKTTLIKILTTILLPSKGKAFVLGNDVEKNTLKIRERINMVSGGEWSGYGILTVRENLWMFSQFYGIPSRVAKRRIEEYLEIFGLKEDGNTKVSKLSTGMRQKMNIIRGIISDPEVLFLDEPTLGLDVQIARTVRSFIKSWMRERPGRTILLTTHYLHEAEELCDRIAIINNGRIVALDTPKGLKERMKNKVFYSVEVRTDSYDKLKEDIPFIYNVSINPLPDGKFELKFQMDNEEKISDLFLILKNRNILVSSFRKREPTLEDVFFEIVGDKDEKIHS